TTATTATCCTTTTAAAAAATAAATGGCAAAACAAAGTTTTGCCGTATAAAATTAGCAAACAACTATAGTTTTGATGTCCTGTAAGTTTTCGCTTATTTTATTTATAGTCTTAGATATTATTGAAAAAGAAGAAGATTTTGAAACTCAGTTATTGTCTCATGAGTTATTGGTAAAATCATTGGTGGAAACAATTTTAATCGAAGAAAACAGGCAAAGGAATAAAAAATAAATTTAGAACACCTTCAAATCAATACCTTCAATATAAACTCTTTTTCCCTCAACCTCTACAACAACACCACTATGAACCTTTTGCATCATGCAGTGTTCAGGCAGGAATTTTACAGTTTTCCCAACTTCTGGAATTTTTTCCTCTTTAACAATTCCCTCAAATGCAACAACCATGGCAATTCCTACGTCCTTATAGTTGAATTCTTTATCATCTATCCTATGGCAAGGACCTATGAGATGAACCACATATAAACCATAATTCTTATCAATAACCTTAGCAAAATGTGTAATTGGGCATCCAAGGGGTCTATACCTTATTATATCCCCTACCTCAATCTCTTTTTTATCTAAGATTAATAGGGTCTCCCTACATGAATGTTCATTTGGTAATGGAGCCAATATAAAATCTGCTTTGTATCCATCTATTAATCCAATTATTTCTTTTTCTTCTTTTTCTAATTTAGTTTTCACATCTCTAA
The sequence above is a segment of the Methanotorris igneus Kol 5 genome. Coding sequences within it:
- a CDS encoding (Fe-S)-binding protein translates to MEERINAILNLLPKYNCKACGYKRCDLFAEALFKGEDVEKCPFLFREDFKENLDKIKELLRDVKTKLEKEEKEIIGLIDGYKADFILAPLPNEHSCRETLLILDKKEIEVGDIIRYRPLGCPITHFAKVIDKNYGLYVVHLIGPCHRIDDKEFNYKDVGIAMVVAFEGIVKEEKIPEVGKTVKFLPEHCMMQKVHSGVVVEVEGKRVYIEGIDLKVF